ATGGATTTCGGCCATGCCTTCGCCAAGGCGCAGCTCGGGGCCGGGGTTAATCTGCCGCTCTCGGGAGAGGTCTTCGTCAGTGTCAAGGACGCCGACAAGGTTCCGGTCCTCGCTGCTGTCAAGGAGCTGTCCGCCGCCGGATTCGGCATCATCGCCACCCGTGGAACCGCCCAGTTCCTCAAAGAGAAGGGGGTCGCTGTCGAAATCGTCAACAAGGTCAAAGAGGGCCGTCCCCATTGCGTGGACGTGTTGAAAAGCAACCGGATCTCCATAGTTTTCAATACCACGTTCGGCGCGCAGTCGGTCGCCGACTCCTATTCGATCCGGCGTACGGCACTGATGAACGGCGTGGCTTATTTCACCACCGTCGCCGGCATCAACGCCGCGGTTGATGCCATCCTCGCCATGAAGCGGGAAACTCTTGACGTCAAACCGCTCCAAGAGTATTATCCCGGTGTGACACGCTCGTAACGGGCGTGTCACTTGGTTTATACAACGATTTGACTGGGCGGGTTTTCCCGCCCATCAATTTTTCACCTTTTCATTTTTCACCTATTCAACGTAACTATTTCTGAATCAGTGCGCTGATTCCAGGTAGACAGAGGACGATTCAAGCGATGTCAAGCCAGATCCCCATGACCCGCGTCGGGCATGAGCGTTTGCAGGAAGAACTGAAAAACCTGATCCGGGTTGAACGCCCGCGTGTTGTCGAGCAGATTGCCGAGGCTCGCAGCCACGGTGATCTCTCGGAAAACGCCGAATATGATGCCGCCAAGGACCGTCAGGCCTTTATCGAAGGCCGTATCCAGGAACTCAACGACAAGATTGCCCGTGCCCAGGTCATCGATCCGAGCAAACTTTCCGGCGACAAGGTGGTGTTCGGCGCCACGGTGACCCTGTTCGACGCCGAAACCGATACCGAAGTGACGTACCAGATCGTCGGTGAAGACGAGGCGGACATCAAGGACGGCAAGATTTCGGTGACCTCACCGGTCGGCAAGGCCCTGATCGGTCACAGTCTCGACGATGAAGTCCGTATCAAGGTCCCCTCGGGGCTCCGGGTTTACGAAATTACCGATATCCGCTACGAATAAACCATGCCGGCGACGCATTGCCGGCCGTGTCAGGATTGATTCAAGGCGGAAACCGGCAACGGCTTCCGCCTTTCTTTTTCAGTATCGGGATCCGAATGATTCGGAAGACCGAGGATTCAAGCTTTCCTGAGGGGCTGAGCTTGCAGAACCAACCCGCCAATCTGCGCGCCATGCTGCAGACTCCGGTGACCGCCCTGGCCGGTGTCGGGCCGAAACTGGCCGAGAAGCTGGGTAAAATCGGCCTGGAAACGGTCGAGGATCTTCTCTATACACTCCCCAACCGTTACGAAGACCGGCGTGAATTCCGCCGCATCGGGCGACTTCGCGAGGGACGCTACGAGGTTTTCGGTGGAGAAATTCTCTACAGCGGTGAAACCACAACCAGGAAAGGTCGTCGCAAGCTTTTCGAAGTCGTGGTCGGCGACGGCAGCGGCACCATCTCGCTGAAATGGTTTCATTACCGCCGACAATGGCAGGAAAAGCAGTTCAAAGTCGGTCGCAAGGCGGTTTTCGGCGGTGAAGTCAAACGTTTCGGAGCGGTGCGCGAGGTGCATCATCCCGAGGTCGATTTCCTGCCCGCGGGGGGCAGTTTTGAAGCCTACCGCGCCGCGGACCCCCTGGTCTTCGGCCGCATTCTTCCCGTTTATCCCCTGACCGAAGGGTTGCATCAGAAAACCGCCCGGAAAATCTGGAAAGAGGCGGTTGACCGGTACGCGCCGGCGGTCCGTTCGGTCCTGCCGCAGGAGATCCTGCAACGCCGCGGTCTGCAGCCCCTCAACGAAGCCCTGGTCGCGGCCCACTGGCCTGCCGACGACGTTCACTATGAATCCCTCGGTTCGGTCAATGACCCGGCGCGGCGGTCACTGGTTTTCGACGAATTCTTTTTTCTCGAACTCGGCCTGGCGCTGAAACGCAAGGGGATGAGTCTTGAGCCCGGCATCCCGTTCCAGGTCGAGCATCGCTATACCCGACCGCTGGCCAGGATGCTTCCTTACCGGTTGACGGCCGCCCAGCGGCGGGTGCTGGGCGAAATCAAACACGACCTGATGCGGCCGCACCCCATGAATCGCCTGCTGCAGGGGGATGTCGGCAGCGGCAAAACCATTGTCGCCCTGATGGCGGCGCTGGTGGCGATTGAAAACCACACCCAGGTCGCCATTGTCGCCCCCACAGAAATTCTCGCTGAACAGCATTATCGTCAATTTTCCTTCTGGCTGGAAAAACTCGGGCTGCGGGCCGCGCTGCTTTCCGGTGGACTCAAAGGCAGACCTCGGCAGGAACTGCTTGAGCAACTGGCTGCCGGTGAGGTTCATCTGG
The genomic region above belongs to Geothermobacter hydrogeniphilus and contains:
- the greA gene encoding transcription elongation factor GreA is translated as MSSQIPMTRVGHERLQEELKNLIRVERPRVVEQIAEARSHGDLSENAEYDAAKDRQAFIEGRIQELNDKIARAQVIDPSKLSGDKVVFGATVTLFDAETDTEVTYQIVGEDEADIKDGKISVTSPVGKALIGHSLDDEVRIKVPSGLRVYEITDIRYE
- the recG gene encoding ATP-dependent DNA helicase RecG, with amino-acid sequence MQNQPANLRAMLQTPVTALAGVGPKLAEKLGKIGLETVEDLLYTLPNRYEDRREFRRIGRLREGRYEVFGGEILYSGETTTRKGRRKLFEVVVGDGSGTISLKWFHYRRQWQEKQFKVGRKAVFGGEVKRFGAVREVHHPEVDFLPAGGSFEAYRAADPLVFGRILPVYPLTEGLHQKTARKIWKEAVDRYAPAVRSVLPQEILQRRGLQPLNEALVAAHWPADDVHYESLGSVNDPARRSLVFDEFFFLELGLALKRKGMSLEPGIPFQVEHRYTRPLARMLPYRLTAAQRRVLGEIKHDLMRPHPMNRLLQGDVGSGKTIVALMAALVAIENHTQVAIVAPTEILAEQHYRQFSFWLEKLGLRAALLSGGLKGRPRQELLEQLAAGEVHLVVGTHAVLQEDVTFRCLGLGIIDEQHRFGVEQRQVLRRKGMHPHILVMTATPIPRTMALAVFGDLDLSVIDELPPGRTPIETRLVADRGRNELYRFMRGQLQQGRQGYIVYPLVEESEKSDLQAATEAAEQLRSSIFPEFSIAVLHGRMKSDEKDAVMQRFKAGEIQLLVSTTVIEVGIDVPNATMMVVEHAERFGLAQLHQLRGRVGRGAGQSYCFLLRSQRCSEDGLKRLQVMCDTNDGFRIAEADLEIRGPGDFLGTRQAGLPDFRIANLLQDGRVLEEARQEAMAMVEDPEFPSADKYREIIATLHDRWGGRLELASIG